CAAATTCCGCGCACGGAGACCTGTTCAACGTGCGGCGGGTCCGGCGCCCGTCCCGGGACGCAGGTGGAGACCTGCTCGGCCTGTAACGGGACAGGTGAGCAGCAGTCTGTCGTCAATACCCCGTTCGGCCGCATGGTGAACCGGCGGGTGTGTTCGGTCTGTCACGGGAGCGGCAAACGAATCAAGAGCCCGTGTCCAGACTGCCACGGTCAAGGCCGCCGACGGGTGCGCCGAACGGTGAAAATCAAGGTGCCAGCCGGCGTCGACACGGGGATGCGGCTGCGTATGCCGGGCGCTGGCGAGCCCAGCCCGAACGGTGGGCAGCCGGGGGATTTGCACATTATCATCCGCGTCCGACCCCATGAGATTTTCGAACGGGATGGCAACAATGTGTATGTGGACGTGCCGCTGACGTTCGTGCAGGCCGCACTCGGCGATGAGATTGAGGTACCGACGCTGGATGGAAACGTCAAGCTGCGCATTCCGGAGGGGACACAGACCGGAACCATGTTCCGCCTGCGCGGCAAGGGCATTCCCAAGCTCGGGTCGCAAGCGCAGCGGGGCGATCAGCATGTGCGTGTGCACGTCATCACGCCGACCAATTTAACGGAGCGGCAGCGAGAACTCCTGCGCGAACTGGGCGGCGAACTGGGTGAGACGCCGCAGGAGCAGACGCGGACGTTCATTGAGCGTATGAAGAGCGCCTTCCTGGGCAATCACTGAAGCCGTCACTTGGCTCAACTTGGCGCGCACGGCTGCTTCCCGGACATCCCGTGTCCGAACGCTCGCGTTCGCACCAGAGCGGGCACCGGAAGTCCGGGAAACACTACATATGGGAAACACGACATCTATCGATATCGATGACCGAGTGGGTGAATCGTTTGCAGTGGTGGCAAGTGGAATTCGAAATCCCCAATGAGGCCGCGGAAGCGGCCGCCGCTTTATTAGGCGACTGGCCGGAGGTGGGCGGCGTGATGCTGGAGGGTCAGCACGCCGGCGCGATGCATCCGGAATTTGGCGAGTGGTACGAACTGCCGCCGCGGGAGACGGACGATGTGACGGTGACGGTGTACGTGCCGCAGCATCTAGCGGAGCCAGACATCGCTCTGCGGGTGCAGGCCGTGCTGGACCGCATTGAATCGGCCGATCTGGCTGTGGGTCCCGCACGAACGTCGCTGCGCACACAGCTGGTCGACCCGGAAGCGTGGGAGAATGCGTGGAAGGAGCAGTTTCACGCAATGCCGGTGGGCAAGCGGCTGATGGTGGTGCCGAAGTGGGAAGCACCCGCCGCGCCCTGGCGCGAGACACAGCGGCTGCCTGTCATCATTGAGCCAGGCATGGCCTTTGGCACGGGCTTGCACGCGACCTCGCAGCTGTGTCTGGAGGCGCTCGAGCACGCGGACGTGGCAGGACAGGTGCTGCTCGATGTCGGGTGTGGGACAGGCATTCTCTCGATTGCGGGTGCGAGGCTCGGCGCCAAGACTGTGTATGCGGTCGATCTCGATCCCGTCGCCGTCACCGCAGCCAGGGCGAACGTCGCGGACAACCAGCTGGCCGATGTGGTCGACGTGCGCGAAGGCAACCTGTTGTCAACTGCGCCCAACCTGATGTACGACGTCATTGTCGCGAACTTGCTGCGCGATCCGGTGATTGCCCTGACACCGCAGGCGGCCAAGCAGCTGCGTCCTGGCGGGCGTTACATCACGTCCGGGTACGTCGACACGCAGGCGGACGCGGTCCGGGCAGCGCTCCTGGCGGCTGGGCTGCACGTGACAGATGTCTTGCAGCGGGACGACTGGGTTGCCATCGTGGCGGAGCGGCCCGCATGAACCGGCGCGTCTTCACGAACGAATCGGTTGGCCCCGGGCAGGTCATGAACGTGACGGGCGAAAAGGGACACCACTTTGCGCGGGTCCTGCGGCTGCGCGACGGGGAGGCGCTGGTTGTGGCAGCGGCGAACGGGCCGCATGCTGCCGTCGTCACGTCGGTCGATGCGAAGCGAGGCGAAGTGACACTGCAAATTGGCGATCCGGTCGAGCGCCGCGATCCGGCGGTGCCTGTGTACCTCGTGCAGTCGTTCGCGAAAGGCGATAAGGTGGACGACGTCGTGGAAAAGTGCACGGAGCTCGGCGTGGCGGGGTTCTGCGTCTTGCCCACGCAGCGCAGCATCGGCCAGCTCACGGGTGAGCGGCTGACCGCCCGCCTGGCGCGCTGGCGCCGCATTGCGGCAGAGGCGGCCGGCCAGGCACAGCGCGATGCGGTTCCGTCCGTCGACTGGTATCCGGGGTTATCAGCGCTGGACGGGTATCTGGAGGACGTGCAGCCGGGCTTGCTCCTCTTGCTCGACGAACAGGAGACGACGTGCGGCATTCGCACGGCGCTGAAAGAGGCACTGACGCAGTCTGCACCGCTTCGCTCGGTGGTCCTGATGGTGGGCCCGGAGGGCGGCTGGGACGAACGTGAACGCGCGTGGCTGCGGCAGGCCGGCGCGCAGTCCATCACGATTGGCCAGCGGATTTTGCGCACGGAAACATCCGGGCTCGTCGCCGCGAGTGCCGTGTTGTACGAGATCGGTGAACTAGGGGGCTGATCGGCATGCCGACGGTTGCGTTTCATACCTTGGGGTGTAAGGTCAATTTCTACGATACGGAAGCCATTTGGCAGATGTTCAAGGCCGCTGGGTACACGCAGATTCCGTTTGAGGAGCGCGCGGACGTGTACGTGGTAAACACCTGTACGGTGACCAATACGGGAGACCGAAAGTCGCGCCAGATGATACGCCGGGCGGTTCGAACCAATCCAGCGGCGACCGTGGTCGTCACAGGCTGCTACGCGCAAGTGGCGCCGAAGGAAGTTGCGGCCATCGCGGGGGTCGACCTGGTGGTCGGCAACGACCGCAAGTCGCAAATCGTCCGGCTGGTGGAAGAGATCCAGGCCGAACAGCACCCGTACCTGCACCCGCGCGAGCAGGTGGGCAACATCCTGAAGACGCGTGAATTTGAAGAGATGGATGTGCCTTGGTTTGAAGAGCGGACGCGGGCGAATCTGAAAATCCAGGACGGGTGCAACAACTTCTGCACGTTTTGCATCATTCCCTTCGCGCGCGGCTTGATTCGCAGCCGCAAACCGGAGAACATCCTGCTGCAGGCGCGGAAACTGGCGGCGGCCGGGTACCGGGAAATCGTGTTGACCGGAATTCACACGGGCGGTTATGGTGCGGACCTGGACGGGTACCGGCTGGCGCACCTGCTTCGCGATCTGGAAACGGTACCGGACCTCTACCGCGTGCGCATCAGTTCGATTGAAGCCAGCGAAATCGACGACGAACTGATTGAGGTGCTCGGCCGCTCCAGCAAGGTCTGCAAACACCTTCACATTCCGCTCCAAGCGGGCGACAACCAGGTGCTCAAACGCATGAACCGCCACTATACCGTGGAGGAATATGCTGACAAGCTGGTTCGTTTGCGGGCGGCGCTGCCCGAGCTCGCCATTACCAGTGACGTGATTGTCGGCTTCCCAGGGGAGTCGGA
Above is a genomic segment from Alicyclobacillus cycloheptanicus containing:
- the dnaJ gene encoding molecular chaperone DnaJ, whose product is MEKRDYYEVLGVGRDASPEEIKKAYRRLARRYHPDVNKDDPNAEQKFKEISEAYETLSDANRRARYDQFGHQDPTQGMGGGGFEGGGFSDFGGFGDIFDMFFGGGRARGPQRGADLEYELEVDFEDAAFGIEEEIQIPRTETCSTCGGSGARPGTQVETCSACNGTGEQQSVVNTPFGRMVNRRVCSVCHGSGKRIKSPCPDCHGQGRRRVRRTVKIKVPAGVDTGMRLRMPGAGEPSPNGGQPGDLHIIIRVRPHEIFERDGNNVYVDVPLTFVQAALGDEIEVPTLDGNVKLRIPEGTQTGTMFRLRGKGIPKLGSQAQRGDQHVRVHVITPTNLTERQRELLRELGGELGETPQEQTRTFIERMKSAFLGNH
- the prmA gene encoding 50S ribosomal protein L11 methyltransferase, whose translation is MQWWQVEFEIPNEAAEAAAALLGDWPEVGGVMLEGQHAGAMHPEFGEWYELPPRETDDVTVTVYVPQHLAEPDIALRVQAVLDRIESADLAVGPARTSLRTQLVDPEAWENAWKEQFHAMPVGKRLMVVPKWEAPAAPWRETQRLPVIIEPGMAFGTGLHATSQLCLEALEHADVAGQVLLDVGCGTGILSIAGARLGAKTVYAVDLDPVAVTAARANVADNQLADVVDVREGNLLSTAPNLMYDVIVANLLRDPVIALTPQAAKQLRPGGRYITSGYVDTQADAVRAALLAAGLHVTDVLQRDDWVAIVAERPA
- a CDS encoding RsmE family RNA methyltransferase, whose translation is MNRRVFTNESVGPGQVMNVTGEKGHHFARVLRLRDGEALVVAAANGPHAAVVTSVDAKRGEVTLQIGDPVERRDPAVPVYLVQSFAKGDKVDDVVEKCTELGVAGFCVLPTQRSIGQLTGERLTARLARWRRIAAEAAGQAQRDAVPSVDWYPGLSALDGYLEDVQPGLLLLLDEQETTCGIRTALKEALTQSAPLRSVVLMVGPEGGWDERERAWLRQAGAQSITIGQRILRTETSGLVAASAVLYEIGELGG
- the mtaB gene encoding tRNA (N(6)-L-threonylcarbamoyladenosine(37)-C(2))-methylthiotransferase MtaB, with the translated sequence MPTVAFHTLGCKVNFYDTEAIWQMFKAAGYTQIPFEERADVYVVNTCTVTNTGDRKSRQMIRRAVRTNPAATVVVTGCYAQVAPKEVAAIAGVDLVVGNDRKSQIVRLVEEIQAEQHPYLHPREQVGNILKTREFEEMDVPWFEERTRANLKIQDGCNNFCTFCIIPFARGLIRSRKPENILLQARKLAAAGYREIVLTGIHTGGYGADLDGYRLAHLLRDLETVPDLYRVRISSIEASEIDDELIEVLGRSSKVCKHLHIPLQAGDNQVLKRMNRHYTVEEYADKLVRLRAALPELAITSDVIVGFPGESDDAFDRTEAFIRAQRFSQLHVFPYSARKGTAAARYTDVVDEEVKAARVERLIALSAELTEAYARGFSGRTLEVIPEEPLQPQGSDLRPGSGPNGEDGFWLVGHADNYLKVTFPVPAGMPAEDLVGQVCEVELTRPGAQLQHGTFVRQITSDDTLPDDDEPAMEMSV